A genomic window from Thunnus thynnus chromosome 12, fThuThy2.1, whole genome shotgun sequence includes:
- the LOC137194552 gene encoding uncharacterized protein codes for MANCVAFQTKLTSIMEMLAKAAVLEISKLWEDGFALVQAELRRRESEIEALNRKLMLLENEQLTGLTQVQTSNLSSPSSSRREQQNRLLPPTGDGPVIDSVQTLSSEQSLREKTDTSASHRTSPPAQSEEKQSEQLKSDYCESDSRDDEDLIVKLEDEDDVQIVEQIMDCEHSVTDGAGQHDMELNHQPAEAAEEQESQQWSSVSVGDSDTADDSDCFFEPKQLSQNLDSEILLIQNALDILDNSTETAYSDRFMRDNGQGASSKPRAPVTFSQAQPSQPIEAINHPERGVSIRFLSEKQPQTKNMSAFNPDNRFFLLNDPELHKTIASRRIKEKWFICPFCGKSFDRVSHLEIHQRIHTGEKPYTCDTCGKSFSQRSNLRTHQRTHKEVLAQNSV; via the exons ATGGCCAACTGTGTGGCTTTCCAGACCAAGTTAACCTCGATCATGGAGATGCTAGCTAAAGCCGCCGTGTTAGAAATCAGTAAACTGTGGGAGGACGGCTTCGCTCTCGTACAGGCCGAGCTCCGCCGGAGGGAGAGCGAAATTGAAGCTCTGAATAGAAAGTTGATGTTGTTGGAAAACGAGCAGCTGACGGGCCTGACTCAGGTTCAGACTTCAAACCTGTCCTCACCGTCTTCCTCCAGGAGAGAGCAGCAGAACAGGCTGCTGCCGCCCACCGGTGATG GACCCGTTATAGATTCAGTCCAGACATTATCGTCTGAGCAGAGCCTCAGAGAGAAGACGGACACGTCAGCGAGTCACAGAACGTCTCCACCCGCTCAGTCAGAGGAGAAACAGAGTGAGCAGCTCAAGTCCGACTACTGTGAAAGCGACAGCAGAGACGACGAGGATTTAATAGTCAAGCTAGAGGACGAGGACGACGTTCAGATCGTGGAGCAGATAATGGACTGTGAACACAGCGTTACTGACGGAGCCGGTCAACACGACATGGAGCTGAACCACCAACCCGCCGAAGCTGCGGAGGAACAAGAGAGCCAGCAGTGGTCGTCTGTTTCAGTGGGAGACAGCGACACCGCCGACGACTCAGACTGCTTTTTTGAACCGAAGCAGTTGTCGCAAAACCTGGACTCAGAAATCCTGCTCATTCAAAACGCTTTGGACATTCTAGATAATTCAACGGAGACGGCGTACTCTGACAGGTTCATGAGGGATAACGGTCAAGGTGCGTCAAGTAAACCGAGGGCTCCTGTGACTTTCAGCCAAGCTCAGCCAAGTCAACCTATAGAAGCAATAAATCACCCAGAGAGAGGGGTATCCATCAGATTCCTCTcagaaaaacaaccacaaactaaaaacatgtCCGCTTTCAACCCGGACAACAGATTCTTTCTCTTAAACGACCCGGAGTTGCATAAAACTATAGCAAGTCGTCGCATAAAGGAGAAGTGGTTCATTTGCCCGTTCTGCGGCAAAAGCTTCGATCGCGTCAGCCATCTGGAGATTCACCAGCGGATTCACACGGGAGAGAAACCGTACACGTGCGATACGTGCGGCAAGAGTTTTTCTCAGAGGAGTAACCTTCGCACTCACCAGCGGACTCACAAAGAGGTTTTAGCCCAAAACTCAGTTTGA